Proteins from one Pseudobdellovibrionaceae bacterium genomic window:
- a CDS encoding cytochrome b/b6 domain-containing protein, translating into MNKSKVYDLPTRLFHWLFAGLFVAAYAIAQLTDDESPWFSQHMLLGMILFVTTLLRVVWGIFGSRYARFSSFPLNPLRLMGYFREILSTKGRTYFAHNPASAWAAVAMMGLALGLGVTGYLMASGQKEAFEDIHELMANAFAFVVVAHVAGLVLHSLRHRDGIALSMIHGRKDNEEGASPIASSHRFVAMGMAGIIGLFAFHIYKNYDAAQATTSVFGVKLQLGENESEEHQGNTKEGAEHEDDDD; encoded by the coding sequence ATGAACAAATCAAAAGTTTACGATCTACCTACAAGACTCTTTCACTGGCTTTTTGCCGGTCTATTCGTCGCTGCTTATGCGATCGCACAACTGACCGATGACGAATCCCCCTGGTTTTCCCAGCACATGCTGCTGGGAATGATCCTGTTCGTCACAACGCTGCTTCGCGTAGTTTGGGGAATCTTTGGATCTCGCTACGCCCGCTTTTCCTCGTTCCCGCTGAATCCCCTGCGGCTGATGGGGTACTTCCGCGAGATTTTGAGCACGAAAGGGCGAACCTACTTCGCGCACAATCCGGCCTCGGCCTGGGCCGCGGTCGCCATGATGGGCCTCGCGCTCGGGCTCGGCGTCACCGGCTACCTGATGGCTTCGGGTCAAAAGGAGGCCTTTGAAGACATCCACGAGCTCATGGCCAACGCCTTTGCCTTTGTCGTGGTGGCGCACGTTGCCGGCCTTGTTCTGCACAGCCTTCGCCACCGGGATGGAATCGCCCTCAGTATGATTCACGGAAGGAAAGACAACGAAGAGGGAGCGTCACCTATCGCAAGTTCCCACAGATTTGTGGCCATGGGAATGGCGGGAATCATTGGCTTATTTGCCTTTCACATCTATAAGAACTACGATGCCGCCCAGGCAACGACCAGCGTCTTTGGTGTGAAACTCCAACTTGGAGAGAATGAGTCCGAGGAGCATCAGGGAAATACGAAGGAAGGCGCCGAGCACGAAGACGATGACGACTAG
- a CDS encoding PepSY domain-containing protein yields the protein MKIVTLLTALPLLLSSPAFAKKNCTEEPQSKWMTEEAFKKKVTGEGYKIRKFKQPGTCYEIYGTDKEGNEVEIYFNPVDGSIAKKK from the coding sequence ATGAAAATCGTAACCTTACTGACCGCCCTGCCGCTTCTGCTGAGCTCCCCGGCCTTCGCCAAGAAGAACTGCACGGAAGAGCCCCAATCCAAGTGGATGACCGAGGAGGCCTTCAAGAAGAAGGTCACGGGGGAGGGCTACAAGATCAGAAAGTTCAAGCAGCCCGGCACCTGCTACGAAATCTACGGCACCGACAAAGAGGGCAACGAGGTTGAGATCTATTTCAATCCCGTAGACGGCAGCATCGCGAAGAAAAAGTGA
- a CDS encoding recombinase family protein yields MRSPIIPYGFAWLEGKLVKEPREYKNVLKVICLWQAGKSFTAIARALNDQRVPTRNGKKWFHSSIGAIVKRHLEENQQTEGGPNGVQ; encoded by the coding sequence ATGCGCTCCCCGATCATCCCGTATGGCTTCGCTTGGCTCGAAGGCAAGCTCGTCAAGGAACCCCGCGAATACAAAAACGTCCTCAAGGTCATCTGCCTCTGGCAGGCAGGGAAGAGCTTCACAGCCATTGCTCGCGCACTAAATGACCAACGGGTGCCTACACGAAATGGCAAGAAATGGTTTCACAGCTCCATCGGAGCAATCGTCAAACGCCATCTAGAAGAAAACCAACAAACCGAAGGAGGTCCCAATGGGGTTCAATAA
- a CDS encoding carboxymuconolactone decarboxylase family protein: protein MGRINLKNPQETTGSHKKTFEQIEKAFGKVPNMFLAIGNSSAALESMWGAFGALSKGKLGAKLGEKIAVYVADLNRCEYCLAAHTVLGGKAGATPTEIKAAQAGEASDARTQAALTFAGRLVQTRGQISDADVASVKSAGFNDEEVAEILAHVALNVFTNYTNNAFGVPVDFPQVPLRN from the coding sequence ATGGGCAGAATCAATTTGAAAAACCCGCAAGAGACGACAGGCAGTCACAAAAAGACGTTCGAGCAAATCGAAAAGGCGTTCGGCAAAGTGCCGAACATGTTCCTGGCCATCGGCAATTCCTCGGCGGCACTGGAAAGCATGTGGGGCGCATTCGGCGCACTCAGCAAAGGCAAATTAGGAGCGAAGCTGGGCGAAAAAATCGCGGTGTACGTGGCGGACCTAAACCGCTGCGAGTACTGCTTGGCGGCCCATACGGTCCTGGGCGGCAAAGCAGGTGCAACTCCGACCGAGATAAAGGCCGCCCAAGCCGGCGAGGCAAGCGATGCCCGCACTCAGGCGGCGCTGACTTTCGCAGGCCGCTTGGTTCAAACACGCGGTCAAATTTCTGATGCTGATGTTGCGTCGGTGAAATCAGCTGGCTTCAATGATGAAGAAGTCGCAGAGATCTTGGCGCATGTGGCACTGAACGTGTTCACGAACTACACGAACAACGCATTCGGAGTGCCGGTTGACTTCCCGCAAGTTCCTCTACGCAACTAG
- a CDS encoding TlpA family protein disulfide reductase — protein sequence MKALPLKIEKWLNAPAGYDLDLASEKVKVIHAFQMLCPGCVYYGIPQTVELFDRFRGTDVEVVGLHTVFEHHDVMTEAALQVFIDEWRLPFPVAIDKPRAGERLPETMKSYDLQGTPSTLVIDREGELVVKHFGIIQTEQLVEIVTKLSERTQTQKQA from the coding sequence ATGAAAGCACTTCCACTGAAAATAGAGAAATGGCTGAACGCTCCGGCGGGATACGACCTCGATTTGGCGTCGGAGAAGGTCAAGGTGATCCATGCGTTCCAGATGCTGTGCCCCGGCTGCGTGTACTACGGAATTCCACAGACGGTGGAGCTGTTTGATCGATTCCGCGGAACGGATGTCGAGGTGGTGGGACTGCACACGGTTTTCGAACATCACGACGTGATGACCGAGGCCGCGCTGCAAGTTTTCATCGATGAGTGGCGCCTTCCGTTTCCGGTCGCGATCGACAAACCGCGAGCGGGCGAACGCCTCCCAGAAACGATGAAGTCCTACGACCTGCAGGGCACACCGAGCACGCTCGTGATCGATCGCGAGGGCGAGCTCGTGGTGAAGCACTTCGGGATCATCCAAACGGAACAACTGGTCGAAATCGTCACGAAACTTTCTGAAAGAACACAAACCCAAAAACAAGCCTAG
- a CDS encoding helix-turn-helix transcriptional regulator yields the protein MDKKFEVKFLVEDIVGCKWSMSILDMVDKGINRPGAMVREQDGLTTKVLNERLRKLQKYQILDKIEHPEVPPRVEYVYTDFGRKFLDIVIAIRKLEDEIAPKKTSAGEAP from the coding sequence GTGGATAAAAAATTTGAGGTCAAATTTCTGGTCGAGGACATCGTTGGATGCAAGTGGTCGATGTCGATCCTCGATATGGTCGACAAAGGTATCAACCGGCCCGGCGCCATGGTGCGCGAGCAGGACGGACTCACCACGAAAGTTCTTAACGAGCGACTACGCAAACTGCAGAAATATCAAATTCTCGATAAGATCGAGCATCCCGAAGTTCCGCCGCGCGTGGAATATGTCTACACCGACTTCGGACGGAAGTTTCTAGACATCGTGATCGCCATTCGTAAACTCGAAGACGAGATCGCCCCCAAGAAAACCTCAGCCGGAGAAGCCCCATGA
- a CDS encoding dihydrofolate reductase produces the protein MSRLRVESFAISMDGYGAGPDQSLENPLGINGKNLHEWVFPTQHFRKMIGQPDGTTGIDNQFASRGFDNIGANIMGRNMFGPIRGDWPNHEWEGWWGDNPPYHSPVFVLTHHARPPLEMDGGTTFHFVTDGIESALAQARKAAGGKDIRLNGGTSTVRQYLQKGLVDYMHLAVSAKLLGAGENLFHGLDLPKLGYAVKERVHGENATHVIIEKTS, from the coding sequence ATGAGTCGTTTGCGCGTCGAGAGTTTTGCGATATCCATGGACGGATACGGGGCCGGTCCCGACCAGTCCCTGGAAAATCCGCTCGGCATCAACGGCAAAAACTTGCACGAATGGGTTTTTCCGACCCAACACTTCCGGAAAATGATCGGTCAGCCCGATGGCACCACCGGTATCGACAATCAGTTCGCCTCGCGTGGATTCGATAACATCGGCGCGAACATCATGGGGCGCAATATGTTCGGTCCCATCCGCGGCGATTGGCCCAATCACGAATGGGAAGGGTGGTGGGGCGACAACCCTCCTTACCACTCTCCGGTTTTCGTACTGACCCACCACGCGCGTCCGCCGCTGGAGATGGACGGGGGAACGACCTTCCACTTCGTGACCGACGGTATCGAATCCGCACTCGCGCAGGCGCGCAAAGCCGCCGGGGGGAAAGACATTCGCCTGAACGGCGGCACCTCCACCGTTCGTCAGTACCTGCAGAAGGGGCTCGTCGACTACATGCACTTGGCGGTGTCCGCGAAGCTTCTGGGCGCCGGCGAAAACCTTTTTCACGGACTGGATTTGCCGAAGCTCGGCTACGCGGTCAAAGAGCGCGTCCACGGCGAAAACGCGACCCACGTGATCATCGAGAAGACGTCATGA
- a CDS encoding VOC family protein — protein sequence MTLNHVHLGTKDLSRICRFYESYFGFTKKFDHGSGVFLTDAKGLLIAIDPVAELPQLPEWYHLGFCLDSAEQVFSIYEKMKSSRENIVRDMRAEDGEFASFFVKDPDGNKLEISWHNE from the coding sequence ATGACGCTCAACCACGTTCATCTCGGCACGAAGGATCTTTCGCGGATCTGCCGCTTCTACGAAAGCTACTTCGGCTTCACGAAGAAATTCGATCACGGCTCCGGCGTCTTTCTGACTGACGCCAAAGGTCTTCTGATCGCCATCGACCCCGTCGCGGAACTGCCGCAACTTCCCGAATGGTACCACCTCGGATTCTGCCTCGACTCTGCGGAGCAGGTTTTTTCGATCTACGAGAAAATGAAATCATCCCGGGAAAACATCGTCCGCGACATGCGCGCCGAGGACGGGGAGTTCGCCTCTTTCTTTGTCAAAGATCCCGACGGCAACAAACTCGAAATCAGCTGGCATAATGAGTAG
- a CDS encoding tetratricopeptide repeat protein: protein MEKKIEEAKRLRENKQPEEAMRLLETLLQSHPNDPDLNYQMAWTCDSMGKESAAAPYYEKAIANGLTEDRKGCFLGLGSTYRCLGAYQKSLDVFDQALKEFPEERSFKVFRALTLYNLGKAEESVRELLLQLIDTTTDDSIKSYDKALRFYSDKLNQTWT from the coding sequence ATGGAAAAGAAAATCGAAGAAGCGAAACGACTCCGCGAAAACAAACAGCCGGAAGAAGCGATGCGACTTCTGGAAACGCTTCTGCAATCCCACCCGAACGACCCCGATTTGAACTACCAAATGGCATGGACCTGCGACTCGATGGGAAAAGAGTCCGCGGCCGCGCCCTATTACGAAAAGGCCATCGCGAACGGACTGACCGAAGATCGCAAAGGCTGCTTCCTCGGTTTGGGCAGCACTTACCGCTGCCTCGGCGCGTACCAAAAGTCTTTGGACGTCTTCGACCAAGCGCTCAAAGAATTTCCGGAGGAGCGCTCATTCAAGGTCTTTCGGGCTTTGACCCTCTACAATCTCGGCAAAGCGGAAGAGTCCGTCCGCGAGCTCCTACTTCAGCTGATCGACACGACCACGGACGACTCGATCAAGTCCTACGACAAGGCCCTGAGATTCTATTCCGACAAGCTCAATCAAACCTGGACGTAA
- a CDS encoding NAD(P)H-binding protein, translating to MRIFLAGATGRTGRQILQQARPRGHQITALVRGGADRLEPAESWLRILKGDLLDHPNLAEIVAHHDAIITALSSSVIEAATLKLIDAAQTAKVPRFLGLAGGGILQLDAHSLRRDRPGYPASFRTSSEGHLRAWKALEASTLDWTLVCTPDLLDTPATGRATALADFMPQGGKSVPRADVAAFMMTELDQPRFSRKRVGLTV from the coding sequence ATGCGAATTTTTCTCGCCGGAGCCACCGGGCGTACGGGACGACAGATCTTGCAACAGGCGAGGCCTCGCGGCCACCAAATCACCGCGCTCGTTCGGGGCGGCGCGGATCGTCTGGAGCCCGCGGAGTCTTGGTTGCGGATTCTCAAAGGTGATCTTCTCGATCATCCGAATCTCGCCGAGATCGTCGCGCATCACGACGCCATCATCACCGCGCTGAGCAGTTCGGTGATTGAAGCCGCGACCCTGAAATTGATCGACGCTGCGCAGACCGCGAAGGTTCCGCGCTTCCTCGGCTTAGCCGGCGGGGGAATTTTGCAACTCGATGCTCACAGCTTGCGTCGTGATCGCCCGGGATATCCCGCGTCCTTTCGGACTTCCTCGGAAGGGCACTTGCGAGCGTGGAAAGCGCTAGAGGCCTCGACGCTGGATTGGACCCTCGTCTGCACACCCGATCTGTTGGACACTCCCGCGACGGGACGTGCGACCGCACTCGCGGACTTTATGCCCCAAGGTGGAAAATCGGTACCTCGCGCGGATGTCGCGGCGTTTATGATGACCGAGCTTGATCAACCGCGATTTTCCCGCAAACGTGTCGGTCTGACGGTTTAA
- a CDS encoding VOC family protein has product MIHKNTICLMYDKDAEEAARFYAKTFPNSSVGAIQRAPGDYPSGRAGDVLTVEFTVLGTPCIGVNGGTYFKHSEAFSFQIATEDQAETDKYWNAIVGNGGKESQCGWCTDKWGLSWQITPRTLTEAMTNGGDEAKRAFAAMMQMKKIDVAAIDAARRG; this is encoded by the coding sequence ATGATCCACAAAAACACGATCTGTCTGATGTACGACAAAGACGCCGAAGAGGCCGCGCGCTTCTACGCGAAGACTTTTCCGAACAGCTCCGTCGGCGCCATTCAGCGCGCTCCCGGCGACTATCCGTCGGGCCGGGCCGGCGACGTCTTAACTGTTGAGTTCACCGTGCTCGGCACTCCGTGCATCGGCGTGAACGGCGGAACCTACTTCAAACACAGCGAAGCCTTCTCGTTCCAAATCGCCACCGAAGATCAGGCCGAAACCGACAAATACTGGAACGCGATCGTCGGCAACGGCGGTAAAGAAAGCCAATGCGGCTGGTGCACCGACAAATGGGGACTCTCGTGGCAGATCACTCCGCGCACGCTGACCGAAGCGATGACGAACGGAGGCGACGAAGCGAAGAGAGCCTTTGCGGCCATGATGCAGATGAAAAAGATCGACGTCGCGGCGATCGATGCCGCCCGCCGGGGCTAG
- a CDS encoding helix-turn-helix transcriptional regulator translates to MSTKSYFEKLEKQHGALTFGGLLRAWREGEELSQTAFAKKIGLSVQNLNDLEKGRRIPSPTRASRIAKKLGLPETGLIELALRDSLLKEGFHYDVKLRSA, encoded by the coding sequence ATGAGTACTAAATCATACTTCGAAAAGCTGGAAAAACAGCACGGCGCTTTGACCTTTGGCGGCCTCTTGAGGGCTTGGCGCGAAGGAGAAGAGCTGAGCCAAACCGCTTTCGCCAAAAAGATCGGTCTCTCCGTACAGAATTTGAATGACCTCGAAAAAGGTCGGCGGATTCCTTCCCCCACTCGAGCCTCACGCATCGCCAAAAAACTCGGCCTGCCTGAAACGGGCCTCATCGAGCTAGCCCTGCGCGACTCTTTGCTCAAAGAAGGATTTCATTACGACGTGAAACTCAGGTCCGCGTAG
- a CDS encoding type II toxin-antitoxin system mRNA interferase toxin, RelE/StbE family, whose protein sequence is MKVLTKISRSRIFEKQLKKAPDLIRKKVVFWVFLVESKGLAEVMKSPGFHDEPLRGERRGERSVRMNRSYRLFYRVIEDHVHIELLEVNKHEY, encoded by the coding sequence ATGAAAGTCCTCACAAAAATTTCGAGGAGCAGAATCTTCGAAAAGCAACTGAAGAAGGCACCGGACCTCATCCGGAAGAAAGTGGTTTTCTGGGTTTTCTTGGTGGAATCGAAAGGTTTGGCCGAAGTCATGAAATCCCCCGGATTTCACGACGAACCACTGAGGGGCGAACGTCGCGGCGAAAGATCAGTTCGTATGAACAGATCGTACCGACTGTTCTACCGCGTGATCGAGGACCACGTGCACATCGAACTCTTAGAGGTGAACAAACATGAGTACTAA
- a CDS encoding TetR/AcrR family transcriptional regulator gives MARPTKSATRKPANEKLLEAAFGLIRTKGYSATTVDELCQAAGVTKGTFFHYFESKEALAIAAADHWSAVTGGFFKTAPYHEPADPLDRFIGYIEFRKQILHGAVPEFTCLVGTMVQEAYESHPKLREACANSIFTHAAVVEEDIRAAKAKHCPDADFDPRSLAVHTQAVLQGAFILAKATESNAVAVESLDHLIRYVRFLFSEPQPKGKTREQIAN, from the coding sequence ATGGCCCGCCCGACGAAGTCCGCGACACGAAAACCCGCCAACGAAAAGCTGCTCGAAGCGGCCTTCGGACTCATCCGCACGAAGGGGTACTCGGCGACGACCGTCGATGAGCTTTGCCAAGCGGCGGGGGTCACGAAGGGGACGTTCTTCCACTACTTCGAAAGCAAAGAGGCGCTCGCCATCGCGGCCGCGGATCATTGGTCCGCCGTCACCGGAGGGTTTTTCAAAACCGCGCCCTATCATGAGCCCGCGGATCCGCTTGATCGCTTCATCGGCTACATCGAATTCCGCAAACAAATTCTTCACGGAGCCGTTCCCGAGTTCACCTGTCTGGTCGGCACGATGGTGCAGGAGGCCTACGAGTCGCACCCCAAACTTCGTGAGGCTTGCGCGAACAGCATCTTCACCCACGCCGCCGTCGTCGAAGAGGACATCCGCGCGGCGAAAGCGAAACATTGTCCCGACGCGGATTTTGATCCGCGCAGCCTTGCGGTTCATACGCAGGCCGTGCTTCAAGGCGCGTTCATCCTGGCGAAAGCGACCGAGAGTAACGCCGTCGCCGTCGAAAGCCTGGATCACCTCATCCGATACGTTCGATTCTTGTTTTCCGAACCCCAGCCCAAAGGAAAAACTCGTGAGCAAATCGCAAATTGA
- a CDS encoding SRPBCC family protein gives MSKSQIEIEATIKADANKVWEYWNRPEHVTKWNFASPDWQCPSAESDLRPGGKFKSRMEAKDGSFGFDFEGTYDDVVAQKKVSYTMPDGRKVVTTFEKTGDGTRIKTLFDPETENPIEMQKEGWAAILNNFKSYAESH, from the coding sequence GTGAGCAAATCGCAAATTGAAATCGAAGCGACGATCAAAGCTGACGCCAACAAAGTCTGGGAGTATTGGAATCGCCCGGAGCACGTGACCAAATGGAACTTCGCCAGCCCCGACTGGCAATGCCCTTCGGCCGAGAGTGACTTGCGTCCCGGCGGCAAATTCAAATCGCGTATGGAAGCCAAAGACGGAAGCTTCGGCTTCGACTTCGAAGGCACCTACGACGACGTCGTCGCGCAAAAGAAAGTCTCGTACACGATGCCCGATGGTCGCAAAGTGGTGACTACGTTCGAGAAAACCGGCGACGGCACCCGGATCAAAACCCTCTTCGATCCCGAAACGGAAAATCCGATCGAGATGCAGAAAGAAGGCTGGGCCGCGATCCTGAACAACTTCAAGAGCTACGCCGAGTCGCATTGA
- a CDS encoding glutathione S-transferase family protein — protein MNPTITAFKNSPDRGQGLARDMGVRWALEEVGQPYDVRLVPFQEIKEASHRAVHPFGKIPTYEQGALVLFESGAIVLQIADSKPGLFPKDPNGRARAIMWMFAALSTVEPPIVELSAAFLIERDKSWYAERLPMLQANVRLRLGELSKYLGESEWLEGEFSAGDLMMVSVLRRLKRSGLLNEFPNIASYVERAEQRPAFQRAFAAQLEVFKENEKA, from the coding sequence ATGAATCCCACGATCACGGCGTTTAAGAATTCTCCGGATCGCGGTCAGGGGCTGGCGCGCGACATGGGCGTGCGCTGGGCGCTTGAGGAAGTGGGGCAGCCGTACGACGTGCGGCTCGTTCCCTTTCAGGAAATCAAAGAGGCTTCCCACCGCGCGGTCCATCCGTTCGGAAAAATTCCGACCTACGAACAGGGCGCGCTTGTCCTGTTCGAATCGGGCGCCATCGTTTTGCAGATCGCCGACTCGAAACCGGGTCTTTTCCCGAAAGACCCGAACGGGCGGGCCCGCGCGATCATGTGGATGTTCGCCGCGCTCAGTACCGTAGAGCCGCCGATCGTCGAACTGAGCGCCGCATTTCTGATCGAACGCGATAAGAGCTGGTACGCGGAACGTTTGCCGATGTTGCAAGCGAATGTTCGGCTCCGCTTGGGAGAACTCTCCAAATACCTCGGCGAAAGTGAGTGGCTGGAGGGCGAATTCAGCGCGGGTGATCTGATGATGGTCTCGGTCCTCAGGCGTCTTAAGCGTTCGGGTCTTCTAAACGAGTTCCCCAATATCGCCTCATACGTTGAGCGGGCGGAACAACGTCCCGCGTTTCAGCGCGCGTTCGCGGCACAGCTCGAAGTCTTCAAGGAAAACGAGAAGGCGTGA
- a CDS encoding SRPBCC family protein: MSNTVRLHRVLMAPPDRVYRAFVDADAMCRWLPPNGFTGKIHNMDAKVGGEYKMSFTNFTNMKSHSFFGKYVELTPGALVKYTNRFEDPNLPGEMQVTVRMKKVMMGTEIEITQEGVPAMIPLDACYVGWQESLLALAKLVEPEINQ; encoded by the coding sequence ATGTCGAATACCGTTCGCCTGCATCGAGTTCTGATGGCCCCTCCCGACCGTGTTTACCGCGCTTTCGTCGATGCCGATGCCATGTGCCGGTGGCTTCCGCCGAACGGTTTCACCGGCAAGATCCACAATATGGATGCGAAGGTCGGCGGTGAATACAAGATGTCGTTCACGAACTTTACGAACATGAAAAGCCATTCCTTCTTCGGCAAGTACGTGGAGCTGACGCCCGGTGCGCTCGTGAAATACACGAACCGATTCGAAGATCCGAATCTGCCCGGCGAGATGCAGGTCACCGTGCGCATGAAAAAGGTGATGATGGGAACCGAGATCGAAATCACGCAGGAGGGCGTTCCCGCGATGATTCCGCTCGACGCCTGCTACGTCGGCTGGCAAGAGTCGCTCTTGGCGCTCGCGAAGTTGGTCGAGCCCGAGATCAATCAGTAA
- a CDS encoding microtubule-binding protein, translating to MSLNYQKKKDSDDHGSLWTSYSDLFMGLSFVFLLLYVTASLRAGTSGIQQQIMARKVAMENEDLKNQLKVYDALKKDYLETDASADEAKMYEDLMGKLDLLQDEAKTEKEKLLQASKENAQKEVALNKYQQMIRNVINSNAVAKARIKKRNVIIDAQDEEILEQGAQIEDLESSVAEKRNQIAAREKQIEDMNASLTERMNDLKKAFAQNKLTEKKYQEQLKNAKAAHAKRMGELANQQKAAEQQLSAMNAQLEQTEGLLGQAEGKNRALASQLEGERGAFEAKVAQMQGEFAAQQGRDRAAFEAELGKEKLNAQGRAAKEAAYRAGVAKKERELADKIAGLKNELIGTSAELAKAKAEIDARKNVAKQMKDAFAKAGVKAEIDGVTGDVTLDFGDNYFDTGQADIKPEMAQILRKAFPVYAKSLMENKNLSGKIESVEIVGFASPTYQGRVIDPRSMKPEDRKAAEYNMDLSYQRARSIYQFVFNQEKMQFGHQKDVRNLVKVSGKSFFEANKVDRNVASESVGSFCKKYDCKKSQRVLIKFNVNPK from the coding sequence ATGAGCTTAAACTATCAGAAAAAGAAAGATTCCGATGATCACGGCAGTCTATGGACGTCGTACTCGGATCTATTCATGGGGCTCTCGTTCGTCTTTCTGCTTTTGTACGTGACCGCCAGTCTGCGCGCGGGCACCAGCGGAATTCAGCAGCAAATCATGGCCCGCAAAGTGGCGATGGAAAACGAAGATCTGAAGAATCAGCTCAAAGTCTACGATGCGCTGAAGAAGGACTACCTCGAAACCGACGCCTCGGCGGATGAAGCGAAGATGTACGAAGATCTGATGGGAAAATTGGATCTGCTGCAAGATGAAGCGAAGACCGAGAAAGAAAAACTGCTGCAGGCCTCGAAAGAAAACGCCCAGAAGGAAGTGGCGCTCAACAAATACCAGCAGATGATCCGCAACGTGATCAATTCGAACGCGGTCGCGAAAGCGCGCATCAAAAAGCGGAACGTGATCATCGACGCCCAGGACGAAGAGATCCTCGAGCAAGGGGCACAGATCGAAGATTTGGAAAGTTCGGTGGCGGAAAAGCGCAATCAAATTGCCGCGCGTGAAAAACAAATCGAAGACATGAACGCGTCGCTGACCGAGCGCATGAACGACCTGAAGAAAGCCTTCGCCCAGAATAAACTCACCGAGAAAAAGTACCAAGAGCAGCTGAAAAATGCCAAAGCCGCGCACGCCAAACGTATGGGTGAGCTAGCCAACCAGCAGAAGGCCGCCGAGCAGCAGCTGTCCGCGATGAACGCGCAGCTCGAACAAACCGAAGGTCTGTTGGGCCAAGCCGAAGGGAAAAACCGCGCCTTGGCGTCGCAACTTGAAGGGGAGCGCGGGGCGTTCGAAGCGAAAGTGGCCCAGATGCAGGGAGAGTTCGCAGCCCAGCAGGGGCGCGATCGCGCGGCCTTCGAAGCCGAGCTCGGAAAAGAAAAGCTGAACGCCCAAGGCCGCGCGGCCAAAGAAGCCGCCTACCGGGCGGGGGTCGCCAAGAAAGAGCGTGAGCTGGCCGACAAGATCGCGGGTTTGAAGAACGAACTCATCGGCACCTCGGCGGAGCTCGCGAAGGCGAAAGCCGAAATCGACGCGCGCAAGAACGTCGCGAAACAGATGAAGGATGCCTTTGCGAAAGCGGGCGTGAAGGCCGAGATCGACGGCGTGACGGGCGACGTGACCCTCGACTTCGGCGACAACTATTTCGATACCGGGCAGGCCGACATCAAACCCGAAATGGCGCAGATCCTGCGCAAGGCCTTCCCGGTCTACGCGAAATCCCTCATGGAGAACAAGAACCTGAGCGGCAAGATCGAGTCCGTCGAGATCGTCGGTTTCGCCTCGCCCACCTACCAGGGACGGGTCATCGATCCGCGAAGCATGAAGCCCGAGGACCGCAAAGCTGCCGAATATAACATGGATTTGAGTTACCAGCGCGCGCGCTCGATTTACCAGTTCGTCTTCAACCAAGAGAAGATGCAATTCGGTCACCAGAAGGACGTCCGCAACCTCGTGAAGGTTTCGGGGAAGAGTTTCTTCGAGGCGAACAAAGTCGATCGCAACGTGGCTTCCGAGAGCGTCGGGAGCTTCTGCAAAAAGTACGACTGCAAAAAGTCACAAAGAGTTTTGATCAAGTTTAATGTGAATCCGAAGTAA